GCCACGATCGCGTCGACGAGCCGGTCGCTGCCGCCGTTGGCCAGATCTTCGTCCGAGTAGCCGAGGCGGCGCAGATTCGCCCGTTGGTGTGGAGCCATGCGCACGTAGCCGGCGACGTGTTCGCGAGCGATCTGCCGCGCGCGCAACGGATCCGCCTCAAGGACGACGGCTTGTTCGGCGGCGAGGTACGCGTCGGGTCCCATCGTTTCCCGGGCGAGCGCGGTGTGCTCTGGAGGGACGAAGTACGTGTGCGCGCCGTCGGTCTGGGCTGCCGCTAGCTTCAGCATTTTGGGTCCGAGGGCGGCGAGGAGCCGACGCGGCCGGGAACCGGAAGCGAAGTCCAGGTCGGCCGCATCCATGGCGTCGAGGTAGTCCTGCATCGCACTGCCTCCGCCGCCGGGCCGATGTCCGCCGAGTCCCAGCGTGAACCGTCCGGGGTACGCCTCTGACAGCGTGCGTCCAGCGGCTTCGGCGGACGCCGCTGATCGTTCGGAAAACCGGGCGATCCCTGTCGCCACCGGCAGCGTCGTAGTGGCCTCGAGCAGCAATGCGGCCTGGGTGAACGCCTCCCGGCCGCGGTATTCGCCGAACCACAGCGCGGTGAAGCCCAGCGACTCGACCTCGCGGGCCGCGGCGCGTACTTCGCCGATTTCCTTGCCGTCAAAGGAAAAAGTCCAGATTCCGACGGTCACCGCGCCCCGCCTTCGGTGTCGGCGGTGCGCTTCGCGAACTGATTCACAACAGGCTCCAAGAAGTTCCTGGCCGCGGGGTGCGGCGTCGATCGGGCGCAGCCAAGGCCGATACGTCCACTGAGGACGCACCCCAGAAGCAGAGGCTGCCTCCGGTTGCTATACGGAGGTATCCTCCGATTTGTCACCGGATAAACTCGGATCCGAGATGACCGACGCCAAGCCGATGCGCGCGGACGCCCGCCGCAACTACGAACGCCTGCTGGCCGAAGCGAGGCGTGCCTTCGCCGAACGCGGCGTCGACGCCTCGCTCGAAGACGTCGCCCGCAGCGCCGGCGTCGGGATCGGCACCCTTTATCGCCACTTCCCGACCAGGGGAGACCTGATCGAGGCGCTGCTGCGGGACCGGTTCGACACCCAGGCGGAAAGGGCGCGCGAACTGCTGCTCGCCGAAGACCCGCTCGACGGGCTGTACACCTGGCTGATCGGCTTCGGCGAGACCTCCGCCGTTTACCGCGGGCTTACCGAAATGCTGGCCGACGCGTTCGACGATCCGGAGTCGCGGCTGCACGCGTCCTGCGAGGCGATGCGGGAAGCCGCGTCCCACCTGGTGGACAGGGCGCAGGCGGCCGGGGTTTTCCGTGCCGACGTGACGGTCCGGGAGCTGCTTTTGTTGCTGCACGGCGCTTCCTGGGCCGGATCCCACCTTCCGGGAGAAGGCGGTACAGAGCGCCTGATGACGCTTGTCTTCACCGGATTACAAACAAGTGAACAGCGGGGGCAGCGGGCTGTCAGCGCACCGCGTTAAACTCCCGCCAGTCCGGGCACAACGACGTGCGCCGCGAGAGAGCGTCCTCGATTTCGTGACCAGATAGTGGGAGCCGCATCGTGACCAAGCCCAGCAAACCCGTAGTCCTCATCGCGGAGAAGCTCGCGCCCTCCGTGCTGAGTGTGTTCGGTGAAGAGGTAGAGGTCCGGCACGTGGACGGCACCGACCGTCCCGCTCTGCTCGAGGCGGTGAAGAGCGCCGACGCGCTCTTGGTCCGATCCGCCACCAAGGTCGACGCCGAGGTGCTCGGGGCGACCACGCAGCTGAAGGTCGTCGCCCGCGCGGGCGTCGGCCTGGACAACGTCGAGGTCCCGGCCGCCACCGAGCGCGGCGTGCTCGTGGTGAACGCGCCGACGTCGAACATCGTCTCCGCCGCCGAGCACGCGGTCGCGCTGCTGCTCGCGGTCGCCCGCCGCGTTCCCGCCGCCGACCAGAGCCTGCGCGGCGGCGAGTGGAAGCGCAGCTCGTTCTCCGGCGTCGAGATCAACGGCAAGACGGTCGGCGTCGTCGGGCTCGGCAAGATCGGCCAGCTGTTCGCCCAGCGGCTCGCCGCTTTCGGGGCCAAGCTCATCGCGTACGACCCCTACGTCTCGGCCGCGCGCGCCGGCCAGCTGGGCATCGAGCTGGTCACCCTCGACGAGCTGCTGGAACGCGCCGACGCGATCTCCATCCACCTGCCGAAGACGCCGGAGACCAAGGGTCTCATCGACGCCGAGGCGCTCAAGAAGACCAAGCCGGGCGTGATCATCGTCAACGCCGCGCGCGGCGGTCTGATCGTCGAGGAAGCGCTGGCCGACGCGGTGCGCAGCGGGCACGTCGGCGGCGCGGGCATCGACGTGTTCGTCACCGAGCCGACCACCGAGAGCCCGCTGTTCAACCTGCCGAACGTCGTCGTCACGCCGCACCTCGGCGCGTCCACCGCCGAGGCGCAGGACCGCGCGGGCACGGACGTCGCGCGTTCGGTGCTGCTGGCGCTGCGCGGCGACTTCGTGCCGGACGCGGTGAACGTGTCCGGCGGCGGCGCGGTCGGCGAGCACGTGCGGCCGTACCTGTCGCTCACCCAGAAGCTCGGCCAGGTGCTGACCGCGCTGAACCCGAAGGCGCCGACGTCGCTGACCGTCGAGGTCAAGGGCGAGATCTCCAGCGAGGACACCGCGGTGCTCAAGCTGGCGGCGCTGCGCGGGCTGTTCGCGGGCGTGGTCGAGGACCAGGTCACCTTCGTCAACGCGCCGCGGCTGGCCGAGGAACTCGGCGTGCAGGCCGAGCTGGTTTCCGAATCGGAGAGCCCGAAGTTCCGCAGCCTGGTCACGCTCCGCGCGGTGCACGGCGACGGCGCGACGCTCACTGTCTCCGGTTCGGTCACCGGCAAGGACGAGGTCGAGAAGATCGTCGAGATCAAGGGCAGGCACTTCGACCTCCGCGCCGAGGGCGACGTGCTCGTGATCGAGTACCCGGACCGTCCCGGCGTCATGGGCCGCGTCGGCACGCTGCTCGGCGAGGCGGGCATCAACATCGAGGCCGCGCAGATCAGCCAGAGCACCGACGGTTCCGACTCGATCATGCTGCTGCGCGTCGACCGGCACGTGGACGCCAACGTGCTCGAGCCGATCGGGGCGACCGTCGGCGCGCACACCATCCGCGCCGTCGACTTCAACTAGTCCAGATCGCCAGGAACGGCCCCTTTCCCGGACTCCCGGGGAGGGGGCCGTTCTGCGTTCGCCCGCACCGGCAACATTCGGGTAACGGAGCTTTTTCCGCACGAAAGTAGGGGTTTCGGACAGCTAGGTTCTTGCCGCGAGGCTGAACCACGCGCCGTGACAGCACGGTGCGGCGCCGGTGCTCACCGTCGGGGGTGCGAATGGAGAGCGTCGGCAGGTTCGTGATCCGGGCCTCGAGAAGGGGTTACTGATGAGCAGAACCCGGTTGCCCGGGTGGGCTGCCCGCTCGGTGGTCGTGGGTTCCGCGGTGGTGCTGGCGGCGGCCGTCGCCGTTCCCGCGGCGTCCGCGCAGGGCGCGCCGCTGGCCGAGCCGGTCGCTCCGGCGAAGGTCGACACGAGCAAGGTCGAGGGCAAGCTTTCGCCCCGGCTGAGCGCGGCGCAGGGGCAGATCACCGCGTTCGTCGAGCTGGCCAAGAAACCCGCGGTGGACGCGTTCAAGGAGGAGCAGGGCAAGGGCAAGGAGAAGGCCAAGCAGGCAGCGAAGGCGGCCAAGGCCGACGTCGCCGCCGCGGTCAGCTCTGTCGTGGGACAGCTGCGGTCCGCGGACGCGGGCACGAAACTGATCACGCAGACGGCCAACGCGGTGCCCGGCGCCGTCGTCACCGCGGACGCGGCCAAGATCCGCCAGCTGGCGGAACGGCCGGATGTCGTCTCGGTGCGCACGGTCGTGCCGAAGAACCGCACCAACGCCAGCGCCGACCAGCTCACCAACACGCTTGCCAGCTGGCAGAAAACCGGCAAGTTCGGCGACAACATCCGCGTCGGCGTGATCGACGACGGCATCGACTACACCCACGCCGACTTCGGCGGCCCGGGCACGCCCGAGGCGTACCAGGCGGTCGACCGCGCGAAGCCGTCGCCGCTGTTCCCGAACGCCAAGGTGGTCGGCGGCACCGACCTCGTCGGCGACGACTACGACTCGGCGGGCAAGACCGGTTCGCCGACGCCGAAACCGGACCCCAACCCGATCGCGTGCGGCGAGCACGGCACGCACGTCGCGGGCACGATCGGCGGCTTCGGCGTGAACGCCGACGGCAGCACGTTCACCGGCGACTACAAGAAGCTGAACAAGAAGACCCTCGACGCCATGCGGATCGGCCCGGGCACCGCGCCCAAGGCACTGCTCTACGCGATCAAGGTGTTCGGCTGCAAGGGTTCCACGAACGTCACCTCGCAGGCGCTGGACTGGGCGCTCGACCCGGACGGCGACGGCGACTTCACCGACCACCTCGACGTCGTGAACCTGTCGCTGGGCAGCGACTTCGGCGCGCCGGACGACCCAGACTCGCTGTTCGTGCGCAAGCTCGCGCAGAACAACGTGCTGCCGGTGATCTCGGCGGGCAACGGCGGCGACATCAACGACATCGCCGGTTCGCCGGGCAACACCCCGGAAGCGCTCACCGTGGCCAGCAGCCGCGACGCGGGCGAACTGCGGGACGCGATCGAGGTCAAGGCCCCGACCGCCGGACAGCAGCCGGGCCAGTACAGCCAGGAGTACACCGGCTACGACACCCTCGACCTCACCGCGCCGGTGGTGCCGATCTCGGCGGCCAACAACGCCGGGTGCGCCGCCTATTCGGCTGAGGACAAGGCAAAGGTCGCGGGCAAGATCGCGTGGCTGGAGTGGGACGACAACGACGCCACCCGTCCGTGCGGTTCCGCGGCGCGGGCCAACAACGCGCAGGCCGCGGGTGCGAAGGGCGTGCTGCTTTCGTCCACTGTGGAGCATTTCGGCGCGGGTATCGCGGGCAACGCGGCCGTTCCGATGTTCCAGCTCACCGGCAAGGCCACCCAGGCCGTGCGGGCGGGCCTGACCGCGGGCACGCTCACCGTGCGGCTGTACGGAGCCGGGCGGACGGCGCTGCAGACCTACGATCAGTCCATCGTGGACACTCCCAGCTCGTTCACCTCGCGCGGCGGACGCGGTCCGTCGGTGAAGCCGGACGTCGCCGCTCCTGGAGACACGATCACGTCGGCGTTCCGCGGCAGCGGCAACGGGCGTACCGTCCTTTCGGGCACGTCGATGGCCGCGCCGCACACGTCGGGCATCACGGCGCTGGTCCGCCAGGCGCACCCGGACTGGAGCGTCGAAGAGGTCAAGGCCGACGTCGTGGGCACTGCGGTGCACGACATCACTGACGGCGCTGGCCACACCTACGGTCCGCAGCGCGTCGGGGCCGGCCGGATCGACGCGAAAGCCGCGTTGGACAACCAGGTTCTCGCGTACGTGCAGGACGATCCGGGCGCGGTGAGCGTCACGTTCGGCACCGTCGAGGCGGCTGGCCCGGTCACCTTGAGCAAGACGATCAAGGTGGTCAACAAGGGCGTCAAGGCGACCGAGTACTCGGTGGGCTACGAGGCGGTCAACAGCCTGCCCGGCGTTGAGTACACAGTGGACAAGAACTCGGTGAAGCTGAACCCGCGCGGGGTCGCGACGGTGAAGGTGACGCTGAAGATCGCCGACCCGAAGGCGCTGCGCAAGGTTCTCGACCCGACCATGGCGGCTTCGCAGGCCGGGCTCGCCCGGCAGTTCGTGGCCGACGCCTCGGGCCGCGTCGCGTTCACCCCGAAGAACGGCGCGACCGTTCCGCTGCGGGTGGCCGTGTACTCGGCGCCGAAGCCGGTTTCGGCGATCACCACTCCGGGCGGCGTGCGCTTCAACGCGAACGCCGACCAGGCCGTGCTGAACCTCGGCGGCAAGGGAATCGACCAGGGCAGCGGCTCCCAGCGGTACCGCTCGCTGATCAGCGTGCTCGAACTGCAGGCCGAATCGCCGCAGCTGCCGGAATGCGACTCGCACGTCACGTCCGACTGCACCCTCAACCGCACCGCGAAGGGCGGCGACCTGCGCTACATCGGCGCGGCGTCGACGGCCCCGCTCGCCAAGGCGCAGGGGGAGCCGGAGAACGCGACGCTGGCGTTCGGCATCACGACCTGGAGCGATTTCGCGAACCTCGGCAGCAACACGGTGCCGTTCGTGGACATCGACACCAACGGCGACGGCAAACCGGACTTCGAAACCTTCGTGACGAAGGCCAAGGGGTCGGACGTGCTGCTCGTCAACACGGTGTCGCTGACCAAGCCGGGCAACCCGTCGGTGGACCTGCAGGCGATCAACGGGCAGCTCGGCGACGTCGACACCAACGTGTTCGACTCGAACGTGATGGTGCTGCCGGTCAGCATCGCCGCGCTCGGGATCGACCCGAAGGAGGCGTCGCACCGGATCAGCTACACGGTCGGCACCGCCGGGTACTACGTCGCGCCGGGTACCTCGAACGGGTTGATCGACCAGGTCAGCACTCCGCTGTCGTTCGACGTGCTCGCACCGGCGTACTCGGTCCAGGGCGGCGGCGACGCGGCGCTGGGCTACGTCGCCAAGCCGGGCACGGCTCTGGTGGTCAACCGCAACAAGGCCGCCGTCGCGGGGGACAAGGCCAAGGGCCTCCTGGCGATCGAGCACCACAACGCGGCCGGGCAGCGCGCCTCGGTCGTGCGGATCGAATCGGAGGTCCCGCGCGGCTGACCTGGTTCACCCGATGAGGGGAACTTGAGGTATGCCGCGGAAGTGGCCGCATAGCGGGACGCGGGGGCTTGCGCAGGCTGTCCGGCCTGGGCAAGCCCCCGTTTCCGTTCGCCCGAACGGGTGTCTCACCCTGTGGGAGGATGCGGCATAAGGGTGGTGCGGCTACGGCAGGTTGTCTACGGCCGGTAACCTTCTGCTGCTGGCGTTTTTGTGCGAATGGGCCATCGGTGCGCCCGGTGGCCTGGGCTACGGAGGTGTGTGGATGCGGCTCGCGGTGATCCCAGGGGACGGGATCGGGCCCGAGGTGGTCTCCGAGGCGCTCAAGGTGCTCGGTGAGGTAGCACCGGCGGCGGAGATCACGAACTACGACCTCGGCGCCTCGCGGTGGCACGCCACCGGGGAGCTGCTCCCGGAGTCGGTGCTCGGCGAACTGCGCCAGCACGACGCGATCCTGCTCGGCGCGGTCGGCGACCCGACGGTGCCCAGCGGAATTCTCGAGCGCGGCCTGCTGCTGCGGCTGCGGTTCGAACTGGACCACCACGTGAACCTGCGCCCGGCGCGGCTGTACCCCGGGGTGCGCGGCCCGCTGGCCGACGCCGGGGACGTCGACATGGTCGTGGTGCGCGAAGGCACCGAAGGCCCGTACGCGGGCAACGGCGGTCTGCTGCGCAAGGACACCGAGCACGAGATCGCCACCGAGGTCAGCGTCAACACGGCCTTCGGCGTGCGGCGCGTGGTCGCGGACGCGTTCAACCGCGCCGAGGAGCGTCCGCGCAAGCACCTCACGCTCGTGCACAAGACCAACGTGCTGGAGCACGCCGGTTCCCTGTGGTCGCGGATCGTCGAAGAGGTTTCGCTGGAGCACCCGGACGTCACCGTCGCGTACTCGCACGTGGACGCCGCCACGATCCACCTGGTCACCGACCCGTCGCGGTTCGACGTGATCGTCACCGACAACCTGTTCGGCGACATCATCACCGACCTCGCGGCCGCGGTGACCGGCGGCATCGGCCTCGCGGCCAGCGGCAACCTCGACATCACGCGCCGGAACCCGAGCATGTTCGAGCCGGTGCACGGCAGCGCGCCGGACATCGCCGGCCAGGGCCTCGCCGACCCGACCGCCGCGGTGCTGTCGGTGTCGCTTCTGCTGGACCACCTCGGCCAGAAGGAAGCGGCGCGGCGCATCGAGGCCTCGGTGGCGTTCGATCTCGCCACGCGCGACCAGTCGTCCCCGGGCGCGACCCAGGCGATCGGCGACCGCCTCGCGGCACTGGTCTCGTCCAACGTCCGTCAGGTCGGCTGACCCCGTCCTGAGTCTTTCGGACCCCCGCCGCGGAAGCCGGTCGAAATCCGGCGCTGACCCGCAACGGTAGGCCTTCGGCTCCTTCTCCGGAGCCGAAGGCGAGCCCGATACCGGCGGAGGTTCCTCGAACCTCGTCCCCTCCCGTCGTGGTCTGCGGGAGACGACACTCCCGCCGCCGGCGGCTGCCGTCTTTTGCGGGCCCAATGTCTCGATTGGGTCGTCGCCGGTGGTGTCTTCTTCTGAAAGGCGTTCTGCTCGTCCTGGCTCCGCGGTGGGCGGGGCTTCGCCGGTTTTCGGCGACGGTGGTTCTGGTGGGGTTTCGCCGCCTGCTAGCGACCGTGATTCGCCGGATCTTCTGGAAGGCGGTTGCCTCTCGCCGTTGAGTGGCGAGGGCGTGTCGGGTGGTTCGAGTTCTCGTGGTGACTCGGATCTTTTGCCACCGAGCGGCGATGGCGAGGCTGCCGATTTAGATTCGCGCGCTGAGGGCGGTTCGGGTGTTTCGCCGTCTGGTGGCGACAGCGGGTCGGCTGGTTCTGGTGCTCGCGGGGACGGTGCTTCGGGCGATTCGCCACTGGATGGCGAGGGTGGTTCGCCATCTCCTGGCGACGGCGGTACGCGCGACTCGTTCCGACCGGGTGGTTCTGCGGCGAAGGTGGATTCGCCATCTCGCGGCAACGCAGTGCACGGCACCGAGTCGCCGATCGACGAGCTGCGGGCCGAGTCCGCGGAGAGCCGTGATCTGACTGGCTCTGGTGGAGGCGTTGGCTCGCCGTTGGATGACCGATCCTCGAGCGAGGAGCACGTTTCGCCGCGGGCTGGCGAATCCCCGACTCAGCGGGTTGCGTTGCCGCGGATCGGCGAATCCCAGAACCAGCGGGTCACGTCGCCGCGAGTTGAGACCGCGCCGGGCCAGCCGGATGCGTCGCCGTTGAGTGGCGAGTCCCAGGGCGGGCGGGTCGCGTCGTCGCGGGTTGGCATCGCGCGGGGCGAGTCGGATGTATCGCCGTTGGGTGGCGAACTCCAGGACCAGCGGCATGCGTCGCCGCGGAGTGGCACTTCGCAGGGGCACTCGGACGCGTCGCCGTTGGGTGGCGAATTCCAGGACCGGCCGCACGCATCGTCGCGGGTTGGAGGATTGCAAGAGCAGCCGGATGTATTGCCGTTGAACGGCGAAGCCGAGGACCAGCGAGTCGCGTCGTCGCGGAGTGGCGCCTCGCAGGCACAGCCGGATGTGTCGTCGCTGAATGGCGAATTCCAGAACCGGTGGGTCGCGTCGTCGCGGGTTGGCATCGCGCAGGGCGAGTCGGATGTATCGCCGTTGGGTGGCGAATTCCAGGACCAGCCGCACGCGTCGCCGCGGAGTGGCACTGCGCAGGGCCAGCCGGACGCGTCGCCGTTGAGTGGCGAATCCCAGGTCGGGGCCGTTGCCGTTCAGCGGAGACGGCCGTTGACGCCGGTGCTGCTCGGGCTCGTGGTCGTGTTGCTCGGGTCGATCGTCGTCGCTGTCGGGATCGGGACGGTGGCGGTGCCGGTCACTCACACGTGGGCCTTTCTCCGCGCTGGGCTGTTCGGCGGGACGATCGGCCCGGACGAGGTCGGGGAGTACCGGATCATCTGGGATCTCCGGCTTCCTCGCGTTCTGCTGGCGGTGGTCGTCGGCGCTGGGCTGTCGACTGTCGGCGTCGCGATTCAAGCGATGGTGCGCAACGCACTCGCCGAGCCGTATGTGCTGGGGATTTCCTCCGGCGCTTCCGTCGGGGCGACCGCGGTGACGTTGTTCGGCGTCTTCGCGTCGCTCGGGATCTACGCGTTGTCGGTCGGGGCGTTCGTGGCCGCGCTCGTCGCGACTTTGATCGTCTATCTCGTCGCCCGTACGCGGCAAGGACTTACGCCGCTGCGTCTGGTGCTCACCGGAACGACGTTGTCTTACGGGTTTTTCGCGATCACCACGGTCATCGTCTTTCAAGCGCCGAACGGCGAAGCCGCGCGGTCGGCGCTGTTTTGGCTGCTCGGCAGTCTCGCCGGCGCGAATTGGGGCACGCTGCCGATCGCCGCGATCGTGGTGGCCGGCGGGATTTTGCTCTTGCTGGCGCTGGCCGGCCGGCTCAACGCGCTCGCCATGGGCGACGAAGCGGCGACGACTCTCGGCGTCGACGTCGGGAAGCTGCGGGTTCTCCTGTTCATCGTTTGCGCTGCCATGACGGGGGTTCTGGTCGCGGTGAGCGGAGCGATCGGCTTCGTCGGGTTGATCCTTCCGCACCTGGTGCGGCTGGTCGTCGGTGCCGATCACCGCCGGGTGCTTGCCGTGGCACCGCTGGCCGGCGCGGTTTTCCTGGTGTGGGTGGACGTCGCGGCGCGAGTGCTCGCCGCGCCTGAGGAGTTGCCGATCGGGGTGCTGACCGCGGCGGTCGGGGTACCGGCGTTCCTGCTCTTGATGCGTCGCCGCGCCTACGTGTTCGGAGGTGCGTGAATGGACCTCTCGCTCGACGGCGTCAGCGTGACCGCGGCCGGTCGCAAGCTGGTCGACGACGTGACCCTCGAAGCTCGGCAAGGCCAATTCGTCGGACTGCTCGGCCCGAACGGCAGCGGAAAGTCGACGACTCTGCGCGCCGTCTATCAAGTGCTCAAGCCCTCAGCCGGAGCCGTGTTGGTCGACGGTCAGCCGGTCGACGGGATGGCACCGCGAAAGCGGGCGCGCGCGATCGCCGCGGTCGCGCAGGAATCGCACGCGGAGTTCGACTTCACCGTCGCCGAGGTGGTGGCGATGGGTCGCCTGCCGCACCACGGCCTGCTCGACCGCATGAGCGCAGCCGACCACCGGCTGTGCGCCGACGCACTGGCTCAAGTCGGCCTGACGCACCTGGCCGAGCGAGGCGTGCTCACCTTGTCCGGCGGCGAACGGCAACGCGTGCTGATCGCGCGTGCCCTCGCACAGCAGCCCCGGCTCCTGGTGCTCGACGAGCCGACCAACCATCTCGACATCAGGCACCAGCTCGAAGTCCTCGCGCTCGCTCGTGCCAGCGGACCGACGGTGCTGGCCGCGCTCCACGACCTGAACCTGGCCGCTGCCGTGTGCGACGTGGTGCACGTGCTCGACCACGGCCGCCTCGTCGCGAGCGGAACCCCGGCCGAGGTGCTCACCCCGGCTTTGCTCGCCGACGTGTTCGGAGTGCGCGGGCATGTCGTGCCGCATCCCGCTACGGGGCGTCCGCAGTTGTTGTTCGACCTGCTCGAATCCCAGGAGGACAGTCATGCGTAGGACAGTCGCGTTGCTCGTGACGGTCGCCCTCGTCGCCACCGGCTGCGGCGCTCACGTGTCCGAAAGGGACGGTGGAGCAGCTCCGGCCGGGTATCCCGTGACGGTGACCAATTGCGGTTCGTCGTTGACCGTGTCCAAACCTCCTTCTCGAGTCGTGACGAATGACATCGGCATCACCGAGCTGATGTTCGCGCTCGGCTTGGGCGACCGGATGGCCGGTTACGTGGTCGACAAAGGACAGTCCAGCGGCGTGGCCTCGTCGCCGTGGAAAGCCGATTTCGCCAAGGTGCCCAAGCTCGCGGAGAAGATCAACCGTGAGGTGGTGCAGGGCGCGGGAGCGGACCTCGTGTTCGCGGGCTGGAACTACG
The nucleotide sequence above comes from Amycolatopsis sp. AA4. Encoded proteins:
- a CDS encoding TIGR03620 family F420-dependent LLM class oxidoreductase, whose translation is MTVGIWTFSFDGKEIGEVRAAAREVESLGFTALWFGEYRGREAFTQAALLLEATTTLPVATGIARFSERSAASAEAAGRTLSEAYPGRFTLGLGGHRPGGGGSAMQDYLDAMDAADLDFASGSRPRRLLAALGPKMLKLAAAQTDGAHTYFVPPEHTALARETMGPDAYLAAEQAVVLEADPLRARQIAREHVAGYVRMAPHQRANLRRLGYSDEDLANGGSDRLVDAIVAYRSEQEVADRIRAHLDAGANHVCVQVLGTGPEIPVDGWRRLAPLVL
- a CDS encoding TetR/AcrR family transcriptional regulator translates to MTDAKPMRADARRNYERLLAEARRAFAERGVDASLEDVARSAGVGIGTLYRHFPTRGDLIEALLRDRFDTQAERARELLLAEDPLDGLYTWLIGFGETSAVYRGLTEMLADAFDDPESRLHASCEAMREAASHLVDRAQAAGVFRADVTVRELLLLLHGASWAGSHLPGEGGTERLMTLVFTGLQTSEQRGQRAVSAPR
- the serA gene encoding phosphoglycerate dehydrogenase encodes the protein MTKPSKPVVLIAEKLAPSVLSVFGEEVEVRHVDGTDRPALLEAVKSADALLVRSATKVDAEVLGATTQLKVVARAGVGLDNVEVPAATERGVLVVNAPTSNIVSAAEHAVALLLAVARRVPAADQSLRGGEWKRSSFSGVEINGKTVGVVGLGKIGQLFAQRLAAFGAKLIAYDPYVSAARAGQLGIELVTLDELLERADAISIHLPKTPETKGLIDAEALKKTKPGVIIVNAARGGLIVEEALADAVRSGHVGGAGIDVFVTEPTTESPLFNLPNVVVTPHLGASTAEAQDRAGTDVARSVLLALRGDFVPDAVNVSGGGAVGEHVRPYLSLTQKLGQVLTALNPKAPTSLTVEVKGEISSEDTAVLKLAALRGLFAGVVEDQVTFVNAPRLAEELGVQAELVSESESPKFRSLVTLRAVHGDGATLTVSGSVTGKDEVEKIVEIKGRHFDLRAEGDVLVIEYPDRPGVMGRVGTLLGEAGINIEAAQISQSTDGSDSIMLLRVDRHVDANVLEPIGATVGAHTIRAVDFN
- a CDS encoding S8 family serine peptidase, which gives rise to MSRTRLPGWAARSVVVGSAVVLAAAVAVPAASAQGAPLAEPVAPAKVDTSKVEGKLSPRLSAAQGQITAFVELAKKPAVDAFKEEQGKGKEKAKQAAKAAKADVAAAVSSVVGQLRSADAGTKLITQTANAVPGAVVTADAAKIRQLAERPDVVSVRTVVPKNRTNASADQLTNTLASWQKTGKFGDNIRVGVIDDGIDYTHADFGGPGTPEAYQAVDRAKPSPLFPNAKVVGGTDLVGDDYDSAGKTGSPTPKPDPNPIACGEHGTHVAGTIGGFGVNADGSTFTGDYKKLNKKTLDAMRIGPGTAPKALLYAIKVFGCKGSTNVTSQALDWALDPDGDGDFTDHLDVVNLSLGSDFGAPDDPDSLFVRKLAQNNVLPVISAGNGGDINDIAGSPGNTPEALTVASSRDAGELRDAIEVKAPTAGQQPGQYSQEYTGYDTLDLTAPVVPISAANNAGCAAYSAEDKAKVAGKIAWLEWDDNDATRPCGSAARANNAQAAGAKGVLLSSTVEHFGAGIAGNAAVPMFQLTGKATQAVRAGLTAGTLTVRLYGAGRTALQTYDQSIVDTPSSFTSRGGRGPSVKPDVAAPGDTITSAFRGSGNGRTVLSGTSMAAPHTSGITALVRQAHPDWSVEEVKADVVGTAVHDITDGAGHTYGPQRVGAGRIDAKAALDNQVLAYVQDDPGAVSVTFGTVEAAGPVTLSKTIKVVNKGVKATEYSVGYEAVNSLPGVEYTVDKNSVKLNPRGVATVKVTLKIADPKALRKVLDPTMAASQAGLARQFVADASGRVAFTPKNGATVPLRVAVYSAPKPVSAITTPGGVRFNANADQAVLNLGGKGIDQGSGSQRYRSLISVLELQAESPQLPECDSHVTSDCTLNRTAKGGDLRYIGAASTAPLAKAQGEPENATLAFGITTWSDFANLGSNTVPFVDIDTNGDGKPDFETFVTKAKGSDVLLVNTVSLTKPGNPSVDLQAINGQLGDVDTNVFDSNVMVLPVSIAALGIDPKEASHRISYTVGTAGYYVAPGTSNGLIDQVSTPLSFDVLAPAYSVQGGGDAALGYVAKPGTALVVNRNKAAVAGDKAKGLLAIEHHNAAGQRASVVRIESEVPRG
- a CDS encoding 3-isopropylmalate dehydrogenase, translating into MRLAVIPGDGIGPEVVSEALKVLGEVAPAAEITNYDLGASRWHATGELLPESVLGELRQHDAILLGAVGDPTVPSGILERGLLLRLRFELDHHVNLRPARLYPGVRGPLADAGDVDMVVVREGTEGPYAGNGGLLRKDTEHEIATEVSVNTAFGVRRVVADAFNRAEERPRKHLTLVHKTNVLEHAGSLWSRIVEEVSLEHPDVTVAYSHVDAATIHLVTDPSRFDVIVTDNLFGDIITDLAAAVTGGIGLAASGNLDITRRNPSMFEPVHGSAPDIAGQGLADPTAAVLSVSLLLDHLGQKEAARRIEASVAFDLATRDQSSPGATQAIGDRLAALVSSNVRQVG
- a CDS encoding iron ABC transporter permease; this encodes MTPVLLGLVVVLLGSIVVAVGIGTVAVPVTHTWAFLRAGLFGGTIGPDEVGEYRIIWDLRLPRVLLAVVVGAGLSTVGVAIQAMVRNALAEPYVLGISSGASVGATAVTLFGVFASLGIYALSVGAFVAALVATLIVYLVARTRQGLTPLRLVLTGTTLSYGFFAITTVIVFQAPNGEAARSALFWLLGSLAGANWGTLPIAAIVVAGGILLLLALAGRLNALAMGDEAATTLGVDVGKLRVLLFIVCAAMTGVLVAVSGAIGFVGLILPHLVRLVVGADHRRVLAVAPLAGAVFLVWVDVAARVLAAPEELPIGVLTAAVGVPAFLLLMRRRAYVFGGA
- a CDS encoding ABC transporter ATP-binding protein is translated as MDLSLDGVSVTAAGRKLVDDVTLEARQGQFVGLLGPNGSGKSTTLRAVYQVLKPSAGAVLVDGQPVDGMAPRKRARAIAAVAQESHAEFDFTVAEVVAMGRLPHHGLLDRMSAADHRLCADALAQVGLTHLAERGVLTLSGGERQRVLIARALAQQPRLLVLDEPTNHLDIRHQLEVLALARASGPTVLAALHDLNLAAAVCDVVHVLDHGRLVASGTPAEVLTPALLADVFGVRGHVVPHPATGRPQLLFDLLESQEDSHA